In Sphingobacterium sp. SYP-B4668, the sequence CGCGTACTGTAGGTGTAACCATCAACGATGGGGATGGTGGCACGAGTACTCCGGCTAACGTTACGCTGGATGTAGTGGCCGTCAATGATGCACCTACACTTACTGCGACAGCTTTAAACCCGACCTTCACAGAAGGGGGGGAAGCAGTCGCGATGTTTTCAAATGCACAATCTTCGACTATCGAAGCGGGGCAGTTGATACAACAAACTACGCTTACGGTTTCAGGAGTACAAGACCCCAATACAGAGGAATTGTATATAGAGGGTACTAGAATAGTATTATCAAATGGAATGAATAGTACCACTGCGGTCAATGCCATTAATGTGAATGTTTCTGTTGCAGGCACTACAGCAACTGTAACGCTATCCAAGTTGAGCGGAGTTAGTACTTCGGTATGGAATACCCTCGTTAATGGAATAACTTACCTTAATACCAGTAAAAATCCGACAACAGCAGCTCGTGTAGTAGCCTTAACGAGCATCCAGGATGATGGTGGCATAGCCAATGGTGGCGTCGATCGGACTACACTATCGATAGCATCTACTGTAACTATAGTGGCCGTAAACAATGCGCCGATAGTTACTACTAGTGGTGGTAATACCGCCTATACCGAAGGTACACCTGTTGCGGTAGATGCTGCTCTTACGGTTACTGATCCGGATAATACGACCTTGGCTACTGCAACAGTAGCGATTACGGGTAATTTACAAAGTACACAAGATGTATTGACATTTACCAATGATGGGGCTACAATGGGTAATATAACGGCAGCGCTGTACAATAACGCAACGGGTGTACTGACACTTAGCTCCGTTGGATCCTCGGCGACTTTGGCGCAATGGCAGGCAGCTTTGCGTGCGGTTAAATACAACAACACCTCGCAAAATCCTTCAACAGCTGCACGTACGATGAGCTTCAAAGTACACGATGGTGGTCTGGAATCTGTGGCCGCTACGAAAACTGTCTCCGTGATCGCTGTCAACGATGCGCCTGTTGCAGTAGATGACTACATTACCCTGACCGAGGATATACCAGTAGTGGGCAATGTGCTAACGAATGATTCGGATCCAGAAAGTAATGCCTTAACGGCATCCTTAGTCACGCCGCCTGTTAACGGTACGGTAGTCCTGAATGCGGATGGTAGTTTTACCTATACACCGAATGCGAATTACGCGGGTAGGGATAGTTTACAATACCAAGTCTGCGATGATGGAGTTCCTTCCAAGTGTGAGACAGCATGGTTGCATTTAACCATCAATCCGGTAAATGATGCACCTGTAGTTACAGTGCCTGCAAATATTTCCGTAACGGAAGATGTAGCTTCTCCGCTTACAGGTATTAGTTTTAGCGACGTAGATGCTGGAGCAAATTCAGTGCTGGTGACTCTGTCAGTGCCTAGTGGTGCATTGAATGCTGCAAGTACAATGGATGTAACGGTAGGCGGAACTGCCGAAACGTTGACACTTAGTGGAAGCATTTCGAAGATCAACGCTTTTATAGCAGCGGGTGCTGTCACATTTACTACGGCTAGCCATGCAACTACTAATGTGATATTGACAGTATCCATTACCGATAATGGACACACTGGCGGAACGGCATTAATGGATACCAAAACTACTACACTAGTTGTTACGGCTGTCAACGATGCACCGGTCAATTCGGTACCGGGCGCGCAATCCGTGGATCAAGATGCTACACTGGTCTTTAGTGCTTCAAATAGTAACTTGATTTCAATTTCGGATGTCGATGCTGGAGGTGGAGTTGTAAAGGGTACCTTGACGGCAACTAACGGCTTGTTAACGCTTAGCGGTACTAACGGACTTTCCTTTATATTCGGCGGCAACGGAAACGCGACAATGACTTTTGAGGGGGCAATTGCAGACATTAATGCCGCCTTGGACGGATTGGTATTTACTCCGACACCAGGTTACAATGGTCCAGCAAGTATTCAGATCCTTACCAATGATTTGGGGCTTACTGGTACAGGTGGGGCCCAAATTGATATCGACAATATCATCATTACAGTCAACTCGATTAATCCGAGAGTCATTTCGGTTGGCGCGTTAACGGCTAATGGTACCTATAAAATAGACGATGCTATTGCGCTTACAGTAACTTTTGATCAAGCGGTTACCGTGGATGGGGGTGTACCTACACTTGTATTGGAAACTGGTACAACTGACCAATCAGCAACTTATGTAGCTGGAAGCGGAAGTAATACCTTGACGTTTAACTATACGGTACAGGCTGGGGATCAATCGTCTGATCTGGACTATATATCGACGGCTGCGCTTTCTTTGAATGGTGCTACTATTAAAAACACCTTTGCTGATGATGCGATATTGACCTTGCCAGCGGTTGGCGGATCTAATTCCATTGCCGGGCAACGTAGCATCGTGATAGATGGGGTTGTTCCTACGGTAACATCGATGAGTGTGCCTGCAGATGGATATTATGTCCGAGCACAAAACCTGGACTTTATAGTCAACTTCTCGGAAGCTGTAACTCTAGACGTCACAGGTGGTTCGCCTAGGATTGCCCTTAGCATTGCCGACCAGACGACATATGCTGGCTACCTATCAGGTTCAGGAACCACGACATTAGTATTTCGATATACAGTAGCAAATGGATTACAGGATGATGATGGTATTACTGTTGGATCGTTATCACTTAATGGAGGAACGCTTTGGGACGCAGCAGGCAATAACGCTGACCTGACGTTGAATTCAGTGGGCAATACAAGTGCGGTAAAAGTCGACTCAAAAATATCACAGGTTGTTTTAAGTATCAATGATGGTGAGACTCATACCAACAATGCACAAGTAAATTTAAATTTACAAATTGACGATACTGATTTGAGTACCATGAAATTCTCCAACGATAATGTTTCCTGGAGTGCTGAAGAGTCATTCTTTAATACGAAACTTTGGGACTTAACACCTGGGGATGCGACGAAAACGATTTATGTAAGTGTCAAAGATTTAAGAGGCAATATCACCGAAACAAGTGGTAGTATAATATTAGATCAAAAGGCACCAATCGTGACGGGTGTTGAACATGGCAAATCGTACAATGACGATCGTACCATTAGCTTTGACGAAGGTACAGGTACACTAAATACGACTTCCTTTATTTCAGGAGAGATAGTGGATGCAGAAGGTACTTACGAGTTGATCGTAGTAGATGTCGCTGGTAACAGGACAATAGTAAACTTTGTCATTGACAAAACTGCACCAGCACAGCCGACCAATCTCGTTTCGACTGCAGGCGATACGGAGGTCAACTTGACTTGGGATGCAAATGGCGAAGTCGACTTGCAGGGATATATTTTGTATTCGCAAGCGCAGGGCAGTAGCAGAATTAAGTTAGCCGATATCCCTAAAGGGACAGTGTCCTTCTTACATACGGGCTTGACCAATGGCATATTGCACCAATATTTCTTGGTAGCAGCTGACACCCTTGGCAATACGAGTACGGAAGCGCTTACCTCAGCAACTCCTATGGGTACACAGAATATTACATTTACTCCTTTGGCAGATAGGACGTATGGGGACCTAGATTTCTTGTTGAGTGCCAGTGCAAGCTCTGGTCTTCAGGTATCTTATACGACTTCTGATGCTACAGTGGCTGAAGCCTACAAAGATGCCGCAGATGGAAATAAATGGAAATTGAGAATAACAGGTGCTGGTACTGTTGATGTAATAGCAAGTCAAGGCGGCTCAGCTGCTTATTTACCTGCTGTTGATGTTACACAGACCTTGAAAGTAGGCAAGGCCAATCTTATGGGGATCAGCTTTACGAATGCTACGTTTGGTTATGACGGTACGGCCAAATCACTTGCCACGACGGGTACTTTGCCTGCGGGTGTTACAGTCAACTATAGCGGCAATGCGCAGACGGAAGCTGGTATATATCCAGTAACGGCTACGATTGATGGTGGCAACAATTACATCGGAGAGACACTTACTGCAGAGCTGACGATTACCAAAGCTGCCCTAGTAGGCATTAACTTCGCTAATGCTACATTTGGTTATGACGGTAGGGCCAAGTCACTTGCTATTACAGGTGCCTTACCGATAGGTGTTACAGTCAGCTATAGCGGCAATGCGCAGACCGAGGCTGGTACATATCCAGTAACAGCTACGATTGATGGTGGCAACAATTACATCGGAGAGACACTTACTGCTGACTTGACGATTAGCAAAGCTGCCTTAGTAGGCATCAACTTTACGAATGCTACGTTTGGTTATGACGGTACGTCCAAGTCACTTGCTATTACAGGTGCCTTACCGGCAGGTGTTACAGTCAACTATAGCGGTAATGGCAAGACGGAAGCTGGTACATATCCAGTAACGGCTACGATTGATGGTGGTAACAACTACATCGGAGAGACACTTACTGCTGACTTGACGATTAGCAAAGCTGCCTTAATGGGTATCAACTTTACCAATGCTACATTTGGTTACGACGGTACGGCCAAGTCACTTGCTATTACCGGGGCCTTACCGACAGGTGTCACGGTCAACTATAGTGGCAATGGCAAGACGGAAGCTGGCACATATCCAGTAACGGCGACGATTGATGGTGGCAACAATTACCTCGGAGAGACACTGACTGCTGACCTGACGATTACCAAGGCTGCCTTAGTAGGCATCAACTTCGCCAACGCGACCTTCGTTTACGACGGCACGTCCAAGTCACTTGCTATTACAGGTGCCTTACCGACGGGTGTTACAGTCAACTATAGCGGCAACGGCAAGACGGAAGCTGGTACATATCCAGTAACGGCCACGATTGATGGTGGCAACAACTACGTTGGAGAGACGCTTACTGCTGACCTGACGATTACCAAAGCTGCTTTAGTGGACATCGGACTTGCCAATGCGACCTTTGTTTACGACGGCACGTCCAAGTCCCTTGCTATTACAGGGGCCTTACCGACAGGTGTTACAGTCAACTATAGCGGCAATGGCAAGACGGAAGCTGGTGTACATCCAGTGACAGCCACGATCGACGGTGGCAACAACTACGTTGGGCAGACGCTTAATGCTAGTCTGACGATTACCAAAGCTGCTTTGGTGGGCATCGGTTTTGCCAATGCGACCTTCGTTTATGACGGTACGGCCAAATCACTTGCTATCACAGGTACCTTGCCAACAGGCGCTACGGTTAGCTACAGCGGCAACGCCAAGACTGTGGCTGGTGTACATTCCGTGACGGCAACAATCGATGGTGGCAACAACTACGTTGGGCAGACGCTTAATGCTAGTCTGACCATCACCAAGGCACAGCAGGTCATTAGCTTTGCTGCTATCGAGCCTGTATATCGTGACGCTGGTGAGCTGCAGCTTGACATCAGCAGTAACAGCGAATTACCGATTAAGATCTACAGCGACAATGTGCTGGTAGCAGAAGTTACGGGTGATCGGACCGTCACGGTGAAAGGTGTGGGCCTTACCCGTATCCGTGCAGAGCAAGATGGAAATGCCAACTATATGGCTGCCGAGAAGGTAGTTCGTGAATTACGGGTACGTAATGAAGATGGGGCGCGTCTGCCAGTACGGGTAAATCAGGCGGTATCACCTAATGGTGATGGTATCAATGATTATCTGCGTATAGAAGGTATCGATGAGTATCCAGAAAACAAGATTGCGATCTTTGATGCCAACGGTAACCTCGTACGCGAGATCAAGAACTACAACAATAGTAGCAATTACTTCGATGGTGTACGAGAAGGCCGTGCAGTGCCAACAGGGACCTATTTCTATGTCTTAGAAGTTCGCATGGGTGGCAAATGGCACTACGACAAAGGATTTTTCGTAGTGAAGTACTAGACGACAGCGACATCTTGAATTGCTTACCGCTTATAGCATAAATAACAGAAAATGAAGATAACAACAAAAATATCAATCTGCAGATACAGGATAATGGCGATTATGGCCATTATCATGCTGCTGTCCAACGTTCGTGTAAGTGGGCAGCAGTATATCGACCCGGCATTGTCGGGCTCGTTTAGCAAGATGTTGAACCCCAGCTTTAACGCCCTGCTCAATGGAGGTGAAGGTGATGCGGCTTTGGTATATCGATACCAATGGGCGGGTCTAGACGGAGCGCCCAAGAGCATTTGGTTCAATGGGAACCTCGGTATTGGACAACGGGGCATTGCTGTGGGAATTAATGCCAAACAGTTTCGCATAGGTGTGGAACGCTCCACGGAAGTGTCAGCCAATTTCACCAAGACCCTTCAGATTTCGGATCAAGAATATGTAGGCCTGGGCCTGAATCTGGGCTATACCCAGCAACGGGGAGATTTTACTTCCTTAGCTCCGGAGGACCCCGCATTCCAGAACGTACAGTATGGTACCCTGCTCTATGGACTATCGGCCTCTTTAGTCCGACCAGATAAATACTATGTTGGACTATCCATGCCTCGCGCTATCTTTGGATCAAATGATTCAGATTATGTCCGTCAATTTGGACGTGACAATACCTTCTATGTATCTACGGGTATGCTTTTTGATCTAGGCAGTAATTTTCATCTACGACCTAATCTGTTGGCCAGCTACAGAGAGGTGACCGGGCTACAGTTCGACGGGTCGGCGACACTCTTCATCAGTCCCAAGGTGGGTATCGGCGCTGGTTATAGGCAACGTGGCGACCTGATGGGGATTGCAGAGTTCAACATTGGCAAACTTCGCTTTGCATATAGTTATCAACAGAATCTTAAGAATAAGGACCTGAATAGATACATTACCAACAGTAGCCATGAACTTGGTTTATCTTTTAAATTTGGGTCTCGCGGATTCTCGATGCTATAACAGCAGACTGATAAAGGAATATAGGGGTGTATCCGTAAAAGGATGCACCCCTATTTTTTACACATTTTTTGGAATTCAGATAAAAGACTTCGAAATACGAAGCGTATATCTACCCTATACTGTAGCCGTCATAAAATTCCCTATTTTTGGGGATGGTAGCATCGGCATCATTTGATTACTTTTGACGCTTAGGTTTAAAGAGCAGGGCAAGGTTATGGAAAATGAATTAAGGAAAAAATAAATATGAAAAGCAGAAAAAATTCAAAAATAATACTCAGCATAGTATTGCTGACACTTGTAACCGGTTGTTCCTTTACTGCCACCCAACAAGGTCCCGCCGATGAGACTCGTGCAGATAGTGCCGCTACTACTATTACAAGTCCAAAAGTTAGTACACTATCCAACACCTCAAGAAGCAAATCCCAGCAAGTATTAGACCTATTACCGGTGACCATATTGGAAGACCATGAAAAGGATGTGTTCAAGAAGTATGGAATTGAATTTACAGGAAATTGTTACGCTTGCGATCTGGCGAAGATAGAAGTCACTGCAAAGCAGGTAATCGTGACCAATGTATGTGATAGTACGTTGCAGGAGCGATTTGATATCATTGATCTGAATGATAGCGGGGCTGAAGTGAAGGTAAAAACTGTTGGAGTTGTATTTATTTTCAGGAACACCGAAGAGGGCCCGGTGCGTGAATTCATTGTGCAAGGAGACCTCAAATTAAAAGAG encodes:
- a CDS encoding autotransporter-associated beta strand repeat-containing protein, whose protein sequence is MKKYLYHVLVLLSTCVLGIFCHQSAWAQNYNAQNIATGGLYTALTKDVDGNIYVIRAVSPNDANYQLVKYTNGQGQPTVLYSGLTHDAGNYPWGLAVAANGQIFVSTHIGDNGNKILKLTNSNGIYTVSDFQNNPSKYYTGLAIDANDRLHVLQHNGTSYEVVRYHNLNNNSGYTSLFSGIPSEAGLSYATNLAIATNGDIYYTEPFCVDEWYAHLISMKGGVVKVANNGGNYNYTSKTYLSKDKYASALSIEGNDLYALESTGAAGGYKLSKYSNLSGTGAALRTDLKANAFIYPWGVVFKGDIGYYTTGDDGNSGGSVMRIVPNPNAGSEPPNEIIGPESKDICANVPTSFSLTTTGATAHQWEVSTDGGNTFNNVQNNTNYNGVTSATLSIVNTPASFNTYIYRCKVTFGAAGSKYSSIANLLVTDQVQISTQPLNTQITIGGSGSLSVTASDATSYQWQRKIGGGVFSNISDGGSFFGTNSATLQITNATAALNSDQFRCIVTNNCLSAKVSNVVTLTVNAAPSISQQPGDKTIMAGGQTAFTMLAIGATGYQWQVSTGGAFSDVANGALYSGVTSNTLTITGVTMGMNGYLYRCVVSGAIPPEATSLPARLAVTVPPNQAPVIVNLHGDLVAWAGVGNTVTLDESGNAGVSDADMDALNAGLGDYNGASLTVQRAGNTVSADDFGFITTGASFTVVGNHLQTGGSTFASFTNAGGVLTISFTSSGTAATRTLVNEVIQRITYRNDTPAGDATMRFTLSDGIASTTADVTVASDTIYVTNTTDTPTINVANGVSFSEAIAIAAADATGSQTLIFTNSFNSSVSLAGNLSINESLTLNADAAGGLVISSGATITLGGGTTLSFTNSSGTVDIAATLSGTGSLTKDGAGTLTLSSVNNKTNMSGGITVNAGTLVVSDDDHLSSGTLTLNGGTLTNSSTSFTIDNTIALGSSGGTFNVGGGNGSTRLTLSGIVSGTGTLTKNGQAILQLDGNNTYSGATSLMAGTMIATHSNALGTTAGATTVSSGATLRFAGGLTVAEALTISGAGKTVSSVDYGVLHLINGSSTLSGNVTLVGDANISVAGGTLIVSGALIGSGNLNKTDVGSLLLSNTGTEASMSGGMTVSAGALEIDNDDQLSSGSLSLNGGTLAVIGVTTIDNNIDITASSTINTSADVTLSGVVSGTGELTKAGVSTLSLSGTNTATGAVNISEGGLTISGGSSIGNTSAVTVASLATLTLSGGDETIGSLAGAGNVVLGYKLIIGGNNSSTTFNGVISGIGNGIAKIGTGTFTLSGSNTYSGSTTVSAGTLALYGGTAINDASAVTVSSGATLSLNANETLGSLAGAGNVSLGDFALSSGGNNASTTFSGVFNGYGGFLKTGSGTLTLSGSNSGTFFGGMAVSGGGTLSVANDDNLGSGILSINNSTFSITGATTIDNSITLISGASINNAAAVTLSGVISGSGSFTKTGIGVLTLPGINTYGGATQVLAGTLAVNGALSATNIVEIASGATLIGSGSVTNLNVNNGGTLSPGNSAGTFTVDGNLLMNSGSTLAIEINGTTAGTDYDQVVVLGNVNVSGANLSVTHGYTPGQGDNYSIIVNDAVDVISGTFSGLAEGSTITAGGNGSVLTASYIGGSGNDFTLTAPINAAPVIGNLNGDAVTYIEGGTVVVIDAGADATVTDTDSPDFDGGNVAVSIAANRVPTEDVLSIRNQGTAAGQIGVSGLNITYGGTIIGTRTASGGTDTYDLVITLNASATPAIVQALLRNLTYTNTNTTDPSTSARTVGVTINDGDGGTSTPANVTLDVVAVNDAPTLTATALNPTFTEGGEAVAMFSNAQSSTIEAGQLIQQTTLTVSGVQDPNTEELYIEGTRIVLSNGMNSTTAVNAINVNVSVAGTTATVTLSKLSGVSTSVWNTLVNGITYLNTSKNPTTAARVVALTSIQDDGGIANGGVDRTTLSIASTVTIVAVNNAPIVTTSGGNTAYTEGTPVAVDAALTVTDPDNTTLATATVAITGNLQSTQDVLTFTNDGATMGNITAALYNNATGVLTLSSVGSSATLAQWQAALRAVKYNNTSQNPSTAARTMSFKVHDGGLESVAATKTVSVIAVNDAPVAVDDYITLTEDIPVVGNVLTNDSDPESNALTASLVTPPVNGTVVLNADGSFTYTPNANYAGRDSLQYQVCDDGVPSKCETAWLHLTINPVNDAPVVTVPANISVTEDVASPLTGISFSDVDAGANSVLVTLSVPSGALNAASTMDVTVGGTAETLTLSGSISKINAFIAAGAVTFTTASHATTNVILTVSITDNGHTGGTALMDTKTTTLVVTAVNDAPVNSVPGAQSVDQDATLVFSASNSNLISISDVDAGGGVVKGTLTATNGLLTLSGTNGLSFIFGGNGNATMTFEGAIADINAALDGLVFTPTPGYNGPASIQILTNDLGLTGTGGAQIDIDNIIITVNSINPRVISVGALTANGTYKIDDAIALTVTFDQAVTVDGGVPTLVLETGTTDQSATYVAGSGSNTLTFNYTVQAGDQSSDLDYISTAALSLNGATIKNTFADDAILTLPAVGGSNSIAGQRSIVIDGVVPTVTSMSVPADGYYVRAQNLDFIVNFSEAVTLDVTGGSPRIALSIADQTTYAGYLSGSGTTTLVFRYTVANGLQDDDGITVGSLSLNGGTLWDAAGNNADLTLNSVGNTSAVKVDSKISQVVLSINDGETHTNNAQVNLNLQIDDTDLSTMKFSNDNVSWSAEESFFNTKLWDLTPGDATKTIYVSVKDLRGNITETSGSIILDQKAPIVTGVEHGKSYNDDRTISFDEGTGTLNTTSFISGEIVDAEGTYELIVVDVAGNRTIVNFVIDKTAPAQPTNLVSTAGDTEVNLTWDANGEVDLQGYILYSQAQGSSRIKLADIPKGTVSFLHTGLTNGILHQYFLVAADTLGNTSTEALTSATPMGTQNITFTPLADRTYGDLDFLLSASASSGLQVSYTTSDATVAEAYKDAADGNKWKLRITGAGTVDVIASQGGSAAYLPAVDVTQTLKVGKANLMGISFTNATFGYDGTAKSLATTGTLPAGVTVNYSGNAQTEAGIYPVTATIDGGNNYIGETLTAELTITKAALVGINFANATFGYDGRAKSLAITGALPIGVTVSYSGNAQTEAGTYPVTATIDGGNNYIGETLTADLTISKAALVGINFTNATFGYDGTSKSLAITGALPAGVTVNYSGNGKTEAGTYPVTATIDGGNNYIGETLTADLTISKAALMGINFTNATFGYDGTAKSLAITGALPTGVTVNYSGNGKTEAGTYPVTATIDGGNNYLGETLTADLTITKAALVGINFANATFVYDGTSKSLAITGALPTGVTVNYSGNGKTEAGTYPVTATIDGGNNYVGETLTADLTITKAALVDIGLANATFVYDGTSKSLAITGALPTGVTVNYSGNGKTEAGVHPVTATIDGGNNYVGQTLNASLTITKAALVGIGFANATFVYDGTAKSLAITGTLPTGATVSYSGNAKTVAGVHSVTATIDGGNNYVGQTLNASLTITKAQQVISFAAIEPVYRDAGELQLDISSNSELPIKIYSDNVLVAEVTGDRTVTVKGVGLTRIRAEQDGNANYMAAEKVVRELRVRNEDGARLPVRVNQAVSPNGDGINDYLRIEGIDEYPENKIAIFDANGNLVREIKNYNNSSNYFDGVREGRAVPTGTYFYVLEVRMGGKWHYDKGFFVVKY
- a CDS encoding PorP/SprF family type IX secretion system membrane protein, translating into MKITTKISICRYRIMAIMAIIMLLSNVRVSGQQYIDPALSGSFSKMLNPSFNALLNGGEGDAALVYRYQWAGLDGAPKSIWFNGNLGIGQRGIAVGINAKQFRIGVERSTEVSANFTKTLQISDQEYVGLGLNLGYTQQRGDFTSLAPEDPAFQNVQYGTLLYGLSASLVRPDKYYVGLSMPRAIFGSNDSDYVRQFGRDNTFYVSTGMLFDLGSNFHLRPNLLASYREVTGLQFDGSATLFISPKVGIGAGYRQRGDLMGIAEFNIGKLRFAYSYQQNLKNKDLNRYITNSSHELGLSFKFGSRGFSML